In Planococcus versutus, the DNA window CAATAGCGAAACAAAAAAACATTATTGTTTCTTTTGATCCTAATATTCGCTTAAAGCTGTGGAGTATCGAGAAAGCGCGCCAAGCCTACGAAATGATTTTTCCAGATGTAGATATTTTATTGACAGGCTTGGATGAAATTCAAATGATTTCAGGCAAGCATACTTTAGAAGAACTGGTGGAATATACTTCTAGTTTCTCTATACGCGATTTTGTCATTAAAGATGGAGAAAAGGGGTCAAAACTTTATAGAAAAGGGAACTGGATTGAAGCACCTGGATTTCCAGTAATACCTGTTGATACGGTAGGCGCTGGCGATGGTTTTGATGCAGGTTATATTTATGGTGTATTAAATCATTTCGACGAAGAATCGTTGTTGAGATTTGCAAATGGAGTTGGTGCGCTTGTTACTACGGTCACTGGAGATAATGAAGGACTTCCTTATTTAGAAGATGTTGAAGATTTTGTCGGCGGAAGAAAAGTCGTTGAACGATAGAAAAATAACTACTTAATAATCGCTAGAAAATAGCATAAACACTTAAAACTGGAGGGACGCTATGACAACAGTAACTAGACCTTTTACAGAAGTTCAAAAATTAATTGAAGAAAAGCTGTTAAGTGCTGAAGTTAGAAAAGAACATGCTTCTAAAATTGCTGAAATTCTTATACATGCGGATTTACGTGGAGTGAACTCGCATGGTGCTCTTCGCACAGAGCATTATATGAAACGTCTCGAGGCAGGAGGCATTAACCCAGACCCTGGTATTGTGTTCAATCCGACTGGTCCGGTTACAGGTGTGGTTGATGGAGATGATGGCTTTGGTCACGTCGTTGCAGATATCGCGATGAGTCATGCAATCGAGATGGCAAAAGAAAATGGCGTAGGAATGGTAACAGTTATGAACAGCAGCCACTGTGGAGCGCTTAGTTACTTTGTCGAAAACGCGACAAAGCATAAATTGATTGGTATCGCGATGACACATACCGACAAAATTGTTGTTCCGTTTGGTGGAAAAGAATCTTTTCTCGGTACAAATCCAATTGCGTACGGAGTTCCTGGGAAATCTGAAAATCCATTTATTCTAGATATGGCTACTTCAAATGTTGCGCTAGGGAAGATTCTTCAGCGTAAAGAAGAAGGCAATGATATTCCAGAAGGATGGGGAGTAGATGAAACCGGAACACCCGTAACAGATCCTGCAAAAGTCGTTTCTTTAACGCCTTTTGGTGGTCCGAAAGGCTCTGGTTTATCTATGATTGTTGATAT includes these proteins:
- a CDS encoding sugar kinase; protein product: MFKKFGVLTIGDAMITMNPMTTGPLKYVTQFERRIGGAEMNFAIGCARLGLNSKWISRLGKDEFGRVIYNFARGEGIDVSAVHFVEGAPTSVNFKEIHASGSGKTYYYRNPSPIESLTEEDITEEMFEEIQVVHLTGVYLALGEQNLIIAKKIVTIAKQKNIIVSFDPNIRLKLWSIEKARQAYEMIFPDVDILLTGLDEIQMISGKHTLEELVEYTSSFSIRDFVIKDGEKGSKLYRKGNWIEAPGFPVIPVDTVGAGDGFDAGYIYGVLNHFDEESLLRFANGVGALVTTVTGDNEGLPYLEDVEDFVGGRKVVER
- the allD gene encoding ureidoglycolate dehydrogenase yields the protein MTTVTRPFTEVQKLIEEKLLSAEVRKEHASKIAEILIHADLRGVNSHGALRTEHYMKRLEAGGINPDPGIVFNPTGPVTGVVDGDDGFGHVVADIAMSHAIEMAKENGVGMVTVMNSSHCGALSYFVENATKHKLIGIAMTHTDKIVVPFGGKESFLGTNPIAYGVPGKSENPFILDMATSNVALGKILQRKEEGNDIPEGWGVDETGTPVTDPAKVVSLTPFGGPKGSGLSMIVDIFSGLLAGMAFGPHINGMYTDLDKKRKLGHYFCVINPSFFTDTEIFLEQVDKMIKEIREVPAAKGFDQVLVPGEIEQKTEERNRKDGIQLAFTTYEYLKKN